ATCAATCGTTAACTACTTGAACTTTAATTCTCCTGAACATGGTGAGCACTTTGCTCTTGATCTCTTTAGTTTTCAGAGAGTAGACGATGGGGTTGAGACAGGGCGGGATGCACGAGGCCAGCGACAGGCTCAGTACGCGCAGGTCAGGGTCTGGTTTGATGCGCGCTAATAACCCAACCATGAAAATAGTCAGAACCGGAAAGAAGAATACTGCCACTAGAATGAGGTGCTCAGTGCAGGTGGCCAGCGCTTTCACACGACTCTCAACGCTTTTCATCCTGAACACAGCGATTAGAATACTCATGTATGACAGAATGATGAAGGACAGTGGGCCGAGGAGGATAACCAGGCTCAGAACTGAAGCCACAGCCCATTGCAGGGAGTTGTCGTTACATGCCAGCCGAAACACTGGTGCGTAATCACAGAAATAGCTGTAGACGTTAACGGAATCGCAGTAGGACAGCCTGGTCATAATTGCAGCACTGAATATCTGTATACCAAGACAGAAGCACCAGATGACACCGAGAATACACGACATACTCGTCATGGTGTTGATGGAGCCGTGCCTCAGAGGAAAACATATGGCGATCATACGGTCATAGGCGAGTACGGCGATGGAGAACGATTCCATAGATATGAAGGAATAATACACATACATCTGTACCATACACAGATTAAACGGCACAAAATTGTTCTTAGCAAGAAACGCCTTTAGCATACCGGGAATAATGCAAGTATTCAGCACCAGATCAACCACCGCAAGGTTACCAACCGCGATATACTTGGGATTGTGGAGGCGATGGTCCACCATGATTATATAGATCACAAATGTGTTGAACACGACTGACACCACGTAAACGAAAGCGAGGAAGATGAAGTAGAGGTTGGCAAAAGGCAGGGAGGTGAAGCCGATGATGTAGAACCCGGGGGGATGGATTAGAACGGAGGAGTCGTTCCATTGTAACCTGCCGAGGAATGTCATGGCTGAGCTGGTTCCGCACACCTGCGCTCCAGGTCTATGCATGCACAGACAAACACAAACGCTTGCTCCGTTGATGCGTAAAAcctgaaaggagagagacagagttagtaATGTGTGGATCATAAGGACTTCATCAGTCAGCTTAGCAACAACCAGTATGATAATGTCTTCTCTTAAAATGGTGATTTGATCACCAAATAAATTGCTTGATTAATCTACACTCTATTTCATCTAAGCTCACCCATGTTTTGCTAAAATTGCaccctatttttttttaaacctttatttaactaggcaagtcagaacaaattcttattttcaatgactgcctaggaacagtgggttaactgccttgttcaggggcacaacTCCTTGTCAGGagttgatcttgcaacctttcggttactagtccaccactttaaacactaggctacctgccgccccaacaaccaacctttcggttactagtccatcactttaaacactaggctacctgccgccccaacaaccaacctcctagtccaccactttaaacactaggctacctgccgccccaacaaccaacctttcggttactagtccatcaCTTTAAACACTTAATTCCAGATATGGCCAAGCATTCTTAATTCAGTACCAACACTTTACAAATACGAATGAAATCTCCTTATTCTACTCTAAAGCCTAGGCCTATGTACTGTGGAATAGTCCTATTCTACTCTAAAGCCTAGGCCTATGTACTGTGGAATAGTCCTATTCTACTCTATAGACCATAACTACTTACTGGGCACAGTGATATGGACCATGGGTCGTTCTGTTGGCTGTGTTCTACAACAGCAGGTTCAGGTAGTAGAGTTGATGGTCTGGGTCGGTCTGTTGGCTGTGTTCCTCCACCACAGGTTCAGGTAGTAGAGTTGATGGTCTGGGTCGGTCTGTTGGCTGTGTTCCTCCACCACAGGTTCAGGTAGTAGAGTTGATGGTCTGGGTCGGTCTGTTGGCTGTGTTCCACTACAGGTTCAGGTAGTAGAGTTGATGGTCTGGGTCGGTCTGTTGGCTGTGTTCCACCACGTCAGGTTCAGGTAGTAGAGTTGATGGTCTGGGTCACAGGTTCACCACAGGTTCAGGTGGTGTGAGAGattatccctctatctctctgactctctgtccatGAATCCTGCAGTAACACAAACAGCTGTATCTCTGCTGCTCTGTCCACTATACGTATATAAGCACCCAACTGTCCCCAAGAGATGTCATTAAAATGGCTAATCAACTCTCCAAGTATTGGAAGTTATTATCTTATGTGAGAGTTTACTTTAACTGATCTTTGGAGAATTCAACAT
The Oncorhynchus gorbuscha isolate QuinsamMale2020 ecotype Even-year linkage group LG20, OgorEven_v1.0, whole genome shotgun sequence DNA segment above includes these coding regions:
- the LOC124007554 gene encoding olfactory receptor 1M1-like, producing MTFLGRLQWNDSSVLIHPPGFYIIGFTSLPFANLYFIFLAFVYVVSVVFNTFVIYIIMVDHRLHNPKYIAVGNLAVVDLVLNTCIIPGMLKAFLAKNNFVPFNLCMVQMYVYYSFISMESFSIAVLAYDRMIAICFPLRHGSINTMTSMSCILGVIWCFCLGIQIFSAAIMTRLSYCDSVNVYSYFCDYAPVFRLACNDNSLQWAVASVLSLVILLGPLSFIILSYMSILIAVFRMKSVESRVKALATCTEHLILVAVFFFPVLTIFMVGLLARIKPDPDLRVLSLSLASCIPPCLNPIVYSLKTKEIKSKVLTMFRRIKVQVVND